One segment of Marvinbryantia formatexigens DSM 14469 DNA contains the following:
- a CDS encoding diaminopimelate dehydrogenase — translation MNKIRIGIVGYGNIGRGVEAAIKQNEDCELAGVFTRRDPASVKISTEGAKVYAYDELASKKDDIDVCIICGGSATDLPKQTPEIAKLFNVIDSFDTHARIPEHFANVDAAAKESGHVGIISVGWDPGLFSLNRLYGNAILPQGKDYTFWGRGVSQGHSDAIRRVEGVLDARQYTVPVESAVEAVRNGENPDLTTRQKHTRECFVVAEEGADLARIESEIKNMPNYFADYDTTVTFITQEELDKNHKGIPHGGFVIRSGETGDGTNKHIIEYRLKLDSNPEFTSSVLVAYARAAKRLADEGACGCKTVFDIAPAYLSPKSGEELRAHLL, via the coding sequence ATGAACAAAATCAGAATTGGAATTGTGGGCTACGGAAATATCGGACGCGGCGTGGAAGCCGCCATTAAACAGAACGAGGACTGCGAGCTGGCAGGCGTGTTTACGCGCCGCGACCCGGCTTCGGTAAAGATTTCCACGGAGGGTGCAAAGGTGTATGCTTATGACGAGCTTGCGTCGAAGAAAGATGATATTGACGTCTGCATCATCTGCGGCGGAAGCGCCACGGACCTTCCGAAGCAGACACCGGAAATTGCAAAGCTGTTTAATGTAATTGACAGCTTTGATACGCACGCCAGGATTCCGGAGCATTTCGCAAATGTGGACGCGGCTGCGAAGGAGAGTGGTCACGTCGGGATTATTTCTGTTGGCTGGGATCCGGGTCTGTTTTCTCTGAACCGTCTGTACGGCAATGCAATTCTGCCGCAGGGTAAGGATTACACCTTCTGGGGCAGAGGCGTCAGCCAGGGGCATTCCGACGCTATCCGCAGAGTGGAAGGTGTGCTTGATGCAAGACAGTATACCGTTCCGGTGGAAAGCGCGGTGGAAGCGGTGCGTAATGGAGAAAATCCGGACCTGACTACCAGACAGAAGCACACCAGAGAATGCTTTGTTGTGGCAGAGGAGGGCGCAGATCTGGCGCGCATTGAGTCGGAGATTAAAAATATGCCGAACTACTTTGCGGACTACGACACAACCGTAACCTTTATCACACAGGAAGAACTGGACAAAAATCACAAGGGCATCCCGCACGGCGGTTTTGTTATCCGCAGCGGCGAGACCGGGGACGGCACAAACAAGCATATCATCGAGTATCGCCTGAAGCTGGATTCCAATCCGGAATTTACCTCCAGCGTTCTGGTGGCATATGCGCGCGCGGCAAAGCGTCTAGCGGACGAGGGAGCGTGCGGTTGCAAGACCGTATTCGACATCGCACCGGCGTACCTCTCCCCGAAGAGCGGCGAGGAGCTGCGGGCACACCTGCTGTAA
- a CDS encoding ABC transporter substrate-binding protein — protein sequence MRMRRVIAAGAALLLCGGCAATDEQEREVYTGMQEMSEVDENLIVVGFSQVGSESDWRNAHTQSVKEALTEENGFYLIFEDAQQKQENQIKAVRSFILQEVDYIVLAPIVETGWEAVLQEAKDAGIPVILDDRLADVDEELYTCWVGTNAEKEGEDAGLWLADYLEKEGRDEEEINIVTVQGTAGATAQIGRTDGFQKILKQHDNWKMLDRMDGDFTQAKGQEVMETLLAKYDDIDVVVCENDNMAFGAVDAIRAAGRTCGPDGDIIIISFDAVSAAFDAMIAGEINAVFECNPLHGPKLQEIITSLEAGKTVDKIQYMEEAYFDTTMDLESIRKERAY from the coding sequence ATGCGGATGAGAAGAGTAATTGCGGCGGGCGCGGCGCTGCTGCTCTGCGGCGGATGTGCGGCGACGGACGAGCAGGAAAGAGAAGTATACACAGGGATGCAGGAGATGTCGGAGGTTGACGAAAATCTGATTGTGGTGGGATTTTCGCAGGTGGGTTCGGAATCAGACTGGCGCAATGCCCATACGCAGTCGGTGAAAGAGGCTCTGACAGAGGAAAATGGATTTTATCTGATTTTTGAGGATGCGCAGCAGAAGCAGGAAAATCAGATTAAGGCGGTGCGCAGTTTTATTCTGCAGGAGGTGGACTATATTGTATTGGCGCCGATCGTGGAGACCGGATGGGAAGCGGTCCTGCAGGAGGCGAAGGATGCCGGAATACCGGTGATTCTGGATGACCGTCTTGCGGATGTGGATGAGGAGCTCTATACCTGCTGGGTGGGTACCAACGCGGAAAAAGAGGGGGAGGATGCCGGGCTCTGGCTGGCGGATTATCTGGAGAAAGAGGGACGAGATGAGGAGGAAATAAATATTGTTACGGTGCAGGGAACGGCGGGGGCAACTGCGCAGATTGGACGCACAGACGGATTTCAAAAGATACTGAAGCAGCATGACAACTGGAAGATGCTGGACAGAATGGACGGCGACTTCACGCAGGCGAAGGGGCAGGAGGTCATGGAAACGCTGCTTGCAAAGTATGACGATATTGATGTGGTGGTCTGCGAAAATGACAACATGGCATTCGGCGCGGTGGATGCCATCAGGGCGGCAGGCAGAACCTGCGGACCGGACGGCGATATCATCATTATCTCCTTCGATGCGGTAAGCGCGGCGTTTGACGCCATGATAGCGGGGGAAATCAACGCGGTATTCGAGTGTAATCCGCTGCATGGTCCCAAGCTGCAGGAAATCATAACATCCCTGGAGGCGGGGAAAACCGTCGATAAAATCCAGTACATGGAGGAAGCATATTTCGATACCACAATGGATCTGGAAAGCATCAGGAAGGAGCGGGCGTATTAA
- a CDS encoding GNAT family N-acetyltransferase, producing the protein MHNGQKAGKASDMYSRQEVGKVSGIDSSQKVDGGSGVRNTQKVKSESRALWEMVFPEDTQQFLDYYDTFVADHNKIYMDFVDGQAVAMLHRNPYRICMGNLQADTSYIVAVATREEYRHQGRMKKLLLEAFADSFREGEPFVYLMPVSEKIYLPFGFRTVYYQNILTLGSVFAPAVPKEEEVEVRAASVEEPGVTAHGQAVSGAGIRCGQKVGDGIGSYGGRAASGAGIRYGQRVNDGAGIICRRAQHSQLAGLADFSERVLSESGVVHTKRDTAYYERIWKEQEAVNGGILLFYTEEEPDEACGKTGWNEGTDEAYGKTEWREGADEACGKTGGEIYAETGGSNSGIKLRLRGWCFTGLEDAAEVWELVLDTKNPFLYAQALRAVTEHFREELPVKVSGLLPGTEIAGVSSREYAWRPMTMVRITNLYALAEKIRAPKPFACFLHIKDEWIPQNNGWFSLQVSGRGGRLEKIDNPGSDGAAQEPGAYVKVAQAQNGVCWEAAQEQFGACGRVVSELPCLEMTIQELTDALFGIRPHPVLEAAGIEPLHPLYFNELV; encoded by the coding sequence ATGCATAACGGGCAGAAGGCGGGCAAAGCGTCTGATATGTATAGCAGGCAGGAGGTGGGAAAAGTGTCTGGTATAGATAGTTCGCAGAAAGTAGATGGGGGATCTGGCGTGCGGAATACGCAAAAAGTGAAAAGTGAGAGCCGTGCTCTCTGGGAGATGGTTTTTCCGGAGGACACGCAGCAGTTTCTGGATTATTATGATACATTTGTGGCGGACCATAATAAAATTTATATGGATTTTGTGGACGGGCAGGCGGTCGCCATGCTGCACCGCAATCCCTACCGGATCTGCATGGGAAATTTGCAGGCGGATACTTCCTATATAGTTGCCGTTGCTACGAGAGAGGAATACCGTCATCAGGGACGCATGAAAAAGCTGCTGCTGGAAGCGTTTGCGGACAGCTTCCGGGAGGGAGAGCCGTTTGTCTATCTGATGCCGGTATCGGAAAAAATCTATCTGCCGTTTGGATTCCGCACGGTATATTATCAGAATATACTGACGCTGGGAAGCGTATTTGCCCCGGCGGTGCCAAAAGAGGAAGAAGTGGAAGTGCGCGCTGCATCGGTAGAAGAGCCGGGCGTGACGGCGCATGGACAGGCAGTCTCCGGTGCCGGAATCCGGTGCGGTCAGAAAGTCGGTGATGGTATCGGGAGTTATGGTGGACGGGCAGCCTCCGGCGCCGGAATCCGGTATGGTCAGAGAGTCAATGATGGTGCCGGAATCATCTGCAGGCGCGCACAGCATTCACAGCTTGCCGGGCTGGCGGATTTTTCGGAGCGCGTGCTGTCGGAAAGCGGTGTGGTGCACACGAAACGCGATACCGCATACTATGAGAGAATCTGGAAGGAGCAGGAAGCGGTAAACGGCGGCATTCTTCTGTTCTATACGGAGGAAGAGCCGGATGAGGCGTGCGGCAAAACCGGATGGAACGAAGGAACAGATGAGGCGTACGGCAAAACCGAATGGCGCGAAGGAGCAGATGAGGCGTGCGGCAAAACCGGCGGGGAGATATATGCGGAAACCGGCGGGAGTAATTCCGGGATAAAGCTGCGCCTGCGGGGCTGGTGTTTTACCGGTCTTGAGGATGCGGCGGAGGTCTGGGAGCTGGTACTGGATACGAAAAATCCGTTTCTGTATGCGCAGGCGCTCCGGGCGGTAACGGAGCACTTCCGGGAGGAGCTGCCGGTAAAGGTGAGCGGGCTGCTTCCCGGTACGGAAATTGCGGGAGTTTCCAGCAGGGAATACGCCTGGCGTCCAATGACGATGGTACGCATCACAAATCTGTATGCCCTTGCGGAAAAAATCCGCGCTCCAAAGCCTTTTGCGTGCTTCCTTCATATAAAAGACGAGTGGATACCGCAAAACAACGGCTGGTTTTCTCTGCAGGTATCCGGACGCGGTGGCAGGCTGGAGAAGATAGATAATCCCGGCTCCGACGGGGCGGCGCAAGAGCCCGGAGCTTATGTGAAGGTGGCGCAGGCACAGAACGGAGTGTGCTGGGAAGCAGCGCAAGAGCAGTTCGGAGCGTGCGGGAGAGTGGTGTCAGAGCTGCCCTGCCTGGAAATGACGATACAGGAGCTGACGGACGCACTCTTTGGCATTCGTCCGCATCCGGTGCTGGAGGCGGCGGGGATAGAGCCGCTGCATCCGCTGTATTTTAACGAACTTGTGTAA
- the ispF gene encoding 2-C-methyl-D-erythritol 2,4-cyclodiphosphate synthase: MRVGMGYDVHRLTEGRKLILCGVEIPYEKGLLGHSDADVAVHAIMDALLGAAALGDIGKHFPDTDAQYAGISSILLLKRVGDLLEENNYIIENIDATIIAQRPKLLPYMPQMVKNVAEALGIEENQVNIKATTEEGLGFTGNGEGISAQAICLLMPLVDISQMEYDYMSTGGCGGGCQSCGGCGQGI; this comes from the coding sequence ATGAGAGTAGGAATGGGATATGATGTCCACCGGCTGACGGAGGGCAGGAAGCTGATTTTGTGCGGGGTCGAGATACCATATGAAAAGGGACTGCTCGGTCATTCGGATGCCGATGTTGCGGTTCATGCGATTATGGATGCATTGCTCGGAGCGGCGGCGCTGGGGGATATCGGAAAGCATTTTCCGGATACAGATGCGCAGTATGCGGGTATTTCCAGCATTCTGCTGCTGAAGCGCGTGGGCGACCTGCTGGAAGAAAATAATTATATAATAGAAAACATAGACGCAACGATTATCGCGCAGCGCCCGAAGCTGCTGCCTTACATGCCGCAGATGGTGAAGAATGTGGCAGAGGCGCTCGGCATCGAGGAGAACCAGGTGAATATCAAGGCGACGACAGAGGAGGGGCTGGGCTTTACCGGAAACGGCGAGGGAATATCGGCGCAGGCAATCTGCCTGCTGATGCCGCTGGTGGATATTTCACAGATGGAATACGATTATATGAGCACAGGTGGCTGCGGTGGGGGTTGTCAGAGCTGCGGCGGCTGCGGACAGGGGATCTGA
- a CDS encoding ABC transporter permease subunit translates to MKKKINSNSLLLLITVVLFIVMYAAGCIVYASKGFTHLQTFLNILINNAGLICVASGMTCVMLTGGIDISVGSLVAMDCMILAVGIEQWGWSSPALMLLVLAIGLVFGLVQGFCIAYLDIQPFIVTMAGMFFARGMTAVICRNQVSIVSDKIFTTLSSLKIELPFGGYENKKGIMQMPYLRVTVIVALIVVVLVYLMLKYTKFGRSIYAIGGNQQSATLMGLNVKKTKLKAYVLSSFLTSIGGICYCLNTMAGTTQQAQGLEMSAISSAVIGGTLLTGGVGNVFGSLVGVLINGTISSLVKTNGKLISSWSNIITAILLCFFIILQSIFAKIKDSKK, encoded by the coding sequence ATGAAGAAAAAGATAAACAGCAATAGTCTGTTGCTGCTGATTACCGTTGTGCTGTTTATAGTGATGTATGCAGCGGGCTGTATTGTTTATGCGTCCAAGGGATTTACCCATTTGCAGACGTTCCTCAATATTCTGATTAACAATGCCGGACTTATCTGCGTTGCCAGTGGTATGACCTGCGTCATGCTGACGGGAGGTATTGATATCTCGGTTGGTTCTCTGGTTGCGATGGACTGTATGATTCTGGCGGTCGGCATTGAGCAGTGGGGCTGGAGCAGCCCGGCGCTGATGCTGCTTGTTCTGGCAATCGGTCTGGTTTTCGGTCTGGTACAGGGCTTCTGTATCGCTTATCTGGATATTCAGCCGTTCATCGTTACGATGGCGGGTATGTTCTTTGCCAGAGGTATGACGGCAGTAATCTGCAGAAACCAGGTAAGTATTGTTTCTGATAAGATTTTTACCACGCTGTCAAGTCTGAAGATTGAGCTTCCGTTTGGCGGCTATGAGAACAAGAAGGGTATCATGCAGATGCCGTATCTGCGTGTAACGGTTATCGTTGCACTGATTGTGGTGGTACTTGTTTACCTGATGCTGAAATATACAAAGTTCGGACGCAGCATCTATGCAATCGGCGGCAACCAGCAGTCTGCTACACTGATGGGACTGAACGTAAAGAAAACAAAGCTGAAGGCATATGTTCTTTCCAGCTTCCTCACTTCGATTGGCGGAATCTGCTATTGTCTGAATACGATGGCGGGCACCACGCAGCAGGCGCAGGGTCTGGAAATGAGCGCGATTTCCTCGGCGGTTATCGGCGGTACGCTGCTGACGGGCGGTGTCGGAAACGTGTTTGGTTCTCTTGTGGGTGTGCTGATTAACGGTACCATTTCGTCGCTGGTTAAGACGAACGGTAAGCTGATTAGCTCCTGGTCGAATATTATTACGGCAATCCTGTTGTGCTTCTTTATCATTCTGCAGAGTATTTTTGCAAAAATCAAGGACAGCAAGAAATAA